From Chryseobacterium joostei, the proteins below share one genomic window:
- a CDS encoding Lrp/AsnC family transcriptional regulator produces MELDETDKKLLLFLQEDCKQTTKELSGKLGLSVTAIYERIKKLENAGVISKYVALLDKNKVKRNFIVLCHVKLTQHKKEFVLQFEKEVMNLQEVTECFHVSGDYDYILKIGVRDIEDYRSFMLTKLTTLQHIASTHSSFMISEVKNTTAIVL; encoded by the coding sequence ATGGAACTTGACGAAACGGATAAAAAACTGCTGCTTTTTTTACAGGAAGACTGTAAGCAAACCACCAAAGAGCTTTCCGGTAAGCTTGGATTATCAGTTACCGCTATTTATGAGCGAATAAAGAAACTGGAAAATGCCGGTGTCATTTCAAAATATGTTGCGTTGCTGGATAAGAATAAGGTTAAGCGAAACTTTATCGTTTTATGCCATGTGAAATTAACACAGCACAAGAAAGAATTTGTACTGCAGTTTGAAAAGGAAGTCATGAATCTTCAGGAAGTCACAGAATGCTTCCATGTAAGCGGAGATTATGATTATATCCTTAAAATAGGAGTGAGGGATATAGAGGATTACCGAAGTTTTATGCTGACAAAGCTTACGACGCTTCAACACATCGCAAGCACGCACAGCTCATTTATGATTTCCGAAGTAAAGAATACCACGGCAATTGTATTGTAA